Proteins encoded together in one Thermoplasmata archaeon window:
- a CDS encoding DNA methyltransferase — MTNETLNLKGKQMLKKAEDLNSFWAYSTEKIPKENQLVLLDNVQFIYELALAQLELQSLGTKFEVTNGLREFKLVETEDEEKLRKRLAYFKFVREAPTDYFQIVQRNRTRSVNQYLTHWIYPYKGKFHPQMIRALLNVIGLEKGDTVLDPFIGSGTTAVEAQLLGINCIGIDVSPLCVLQSRVKTESIEVLPQIMEWKDEITRRLKPSLYNIEGKTIDDAISSIPDDKVKNFYRMVKLVAISDNARRGRDFCNAFLKNLDAMIHSISDFVEIVKKLNLNVGHINIMTGDARALKLKDDSIDGIVTSPPYSIALDYVSNDAHALKELGYNLSEIREEFVGVRGKGKMRIDLYNEDMKKSLEEMHRVLKPDRYAAIVIGNATYMGQEVKTVEFLLDYAEKIGFKMVKNIDKIIFGLYNVMQKENILIFQKEG, encoded by the coding sequence ATGACAAACGAAACATTAAATCTTAAAGGTAAACAAATGCTCAAAAAAGCGGAAGATTTGAATTCTTTCTGGGCGTATAGCACAGAGAAGATACCAAAAGAGAATCAGTTAGTGCTTCTAGATAATGTTCAGTTTATTTATGAACTGGCACTAGCTCAACTTGAATTACAATCCCTCGGAACAAAGTTTGAAGTGACTAATGGGTTGAGGGAATTTAAACTTGTAGAAACAGAAGATGAGGAGAAGCTAAGGAAGAGACTGGCATACTTCAAGTTTGTAAGGGAAGCCCCTACTGACTATTTTCAGATTGTCCAGAGAAATAGAACCCGCTCAGTAAACCAATATCTTACACACTGGATTTATCCATACAAGGGAAAGTTTCATCCCCAAATGATAAGAGCGCTTTTAAATGTTATCGGACTTGAAAAAGGAGATACTGTCCTTGACCCATTCATTGGAAGTGGGACCACTGCTGTTGAGGCCCAGCTTTTAGGAATAAATTGCATTGGAATTGATGTCTCACCACTATGCGTCCTTCAGAGTAGGGTAAAAACAGAGTCCATTGAGGTTCTACCCCAGATTATGGAATGGAAAGATGAAATAACCAGGAGATTAAAACCTTCTTTGTACAACATAGAGGGTAAAACTATCGATGACGCAATTAGTTCAATTCCCGATGATAAGGTGAAGAATTTCTACAGGATGGTAAAGCTTGTTGCTATAAGCGACAATGCTAGGCGAGGGCGGGATTTTTGCAATGCATTCCTTAAGAATCTGGACGCCATGATACATTCAATTTCGGACTTTGTAGAAATTGTTAAGAAACTAAACCTAAATGTAGGTCACATAAATATTATGACTGGTGATGCAAGAGCACTAAAATTAAAAGATGATAGTATTGACGGTATAGTTACCTCGCCACCTTATTCAATTGCTCTGGACTATGTTTCCAACGACGCCCATGCTTTAAAGGAACTTGGGTATAATCTTTCTGAAATCAGAGAGGAATTTGTCGGGGTTAGAGGGAAGGGCAAAATGAGGATTGATTTGTACAATGAAGATATGAAAAAAAGCTTGGAGGAAATGCATAGAGTACTGAAACCTGATAGATACGCCGCAATTGTTATTGGAAATGCAACCTATATGGGACAGGAAGTAAAAACTGTCGAGTTTCTTCTTGATTATGCGGAGAAAATTGGGTTCAAAATGGTTAAGAATATAGATAAAATTATTTTTGGACTTTATAATGTGATGCAGAAGGAAAACATATTGATTTTCCAAAAAGAGGGATAA
- a CDS encoding winged helix-turn-helix domain-containing protein produces the protein MEEEKIRERIIQIISDLRKRPLDKILDLDEANTKQTIILPILQALGWDTTNPAEVRCEQKVGSLAVDYALQHADKNWVFLEVKRPVENLDKHEDQILNYSLEEGVPLAVLTNGIEWRFYLPMKPGVPKKERRFLTFNLFKEDKERVTEELFKFLAKENVIRNESQKMAEEELERQQIRKRSIEKLPEAWKELLKEPDPELVKLVSEKVKELFGFLPVEEVIREFLTNIANRTQIYVTDISIPLSSKTDVPKVMIKKNHKKIGTPQSEYWNPVLEVIEEMGGRGKKSEIKNGVYEKMKHKLVPEDYDRLKSTPIERWWDRAGWAILNMQIQGLLTNPERGIWEITDKGREYLRRAKSQS, from the coding sequence ATGGAAGAAGAAAAAATAAGAGAAAGAATAATTCAGATTATTTCCGACTTACGAAAGCGGCCTTTAGATAAAATACTCGATCTGGATGAAGCAAACACTAAACAAACTATAATTTTACCAATCTTACAAGCATTGGGTTGGGACACAACAAACCCCGCAGAAGTAAGATGCGAGCAAAAGGTGGGCTCTCTGGCTGTGGATTATGCATTGCAGCATGCTGATAAAAATTGGGTGTTTTTGGAAGTAAAAAGACCTGTGGAAAACCTGGATAAGCATGAGGACCAGATTCTTAACTATTCTTTGGAGGAGGGTGTACCACTTGCAGTTCTAACAAACGGAATAGAGTGGAGATTTTATCTTCCGATGAAGCCAGGAGTGCCCAAAAAGGAGAGGCGATTTCTTACTTTCAACTTATTCAAGGAGGACAAAGAAAGAGTCACAGAAGAACTCTTCAAATTTCTGGCAAAGGAAAATGTGATTAGGAATGAATCACAAAAGATGGCTGAGGAGGAACTTGAAAGACAACAAATTCGGAAGAGGAGTATAGAAAAACTACCAGAGGCATGGAAAGAACTTTTGAAAGAACCCGACCCAGAGCTGGTAAAACTGGTATCAGAAAAAGTAAAGGAACTCTTTGGGTTTCTGCCGGTCGAAGAAGTTATCCGGGAGTTTCTAACGAACATAGCAAATAGAACACAAATTTATGTAACAGATATATCGATACCTCTGTCGTCTAAAACAGATGTACCGAAAGTAATGATTAAAAAGAACCATAAAAAAATAGGTACACCACAGTCAGAATATTGGAATCCGGTCCTAGAGGTAATTGAAGAAATGGGAGGAAGAGGAAAAAAATCTGAGATAAAGAATGGGGTATACGAAAAAATGAAACATAAACTAGTCCCAGAGGACTATGATCGCCTTAAGTCTACTCCTATTGAAAGATGGTGGGATAGAGCCGGTTGGGCAATACTAAATATGCAAATACAAGGTCTCCTTACTAACCCAGAACGTGGCATCTGGGAAATCACCGACAAAGGCAGAGAGTATCTTCGCCGTGCAAAATCCCAGTCTTGA